One Euwallacea fornicatus isolate EFF26 chromosome 22, ASM4011564v1, whole genome shotgun sequence genomic region harbors:
- the mfr gene encoding otoferlin, producing MSKKTKTYLVAITIIEGRHYIWDNMNSAVIVRVGNQKKSTAVQKSSDCPFYNEYFVFELESTYEKFLEQNIVITVIQPRSFARKRKILGSVKLDVTTVVNEKNSQFYHRWAILTSPKAGIVSGPTGYLKVDIDILARGQISKFPLNVVNDEIEGNLLTPMTFLGERQRAKFIFDIYHCRHLQLKSMHFADFLTTMHDGNSTEAKCSTKIIVSFAGSVVSTTVRKGTTDPVFQERLTITDFFPPLCQSIKFELCYDGVKAVHHINLKRISNDDVEGFLPTFGPTYVHFYSKQDLEGYMGSLLMCLNTELLQEAISTSAANKVGVQRGIPYLREDALFSFEETLLFATIFEANCISRKYHGRHISFRITFGDVTTQMPIGDTFEFEHPANATLGAKPLKSGKDFYYMDYGDEKPCMRIKSTRPDFRKRMYNSNMIEKISRELRERLDIIQGMFAKYSPNSSQLIEESLKETADVLFASGKKYVEIIATNYSNFDYGTVLDKERVKLCLKTMNGVLDKLQVLQTLQANASKKLIYRHLDDIQQKIEALVEDVQSCWPDVFVFMTCLNKKIGTFRIPARDIVFSHIDEEMGQYCGKIRPMLYMIENKNTVMCKIEILLWLGLNKQHQECLNILPKGFKYEGKALTAEEKYLFEAKAYIFQGAVRPGFDKSGLVDPFVQVALLKEMKQTQLKKNVVVPLWDQTLTFSNIYVQGSRSCIKENPPSFFVQMFDQDKMSAEIVGRTIIKPRVSLLSDNYDKTSSATKLRLHTILNQNEVVGKLLSAYELIEISEPNKAIPDNHIVAVPSHLKPHIKSYRVEVLFWGMRNLKKVNLIRINRPKITFYCGDKFIESKVIENARKFPNFTHHLGVTDVKLTSQDEYTETFQFKLFDSRNFGVSVFAGISTCDTTNFLFTPMTVNERLKVLSGLHHSDRASGPILHSETSSEIFKKTWSRTVVDHIDDTKNDDSALKKCWNFFTKSPKFSCDINKSQEAFKKAQSDCSLSVTEELQEEYNDFDWWTKFYASVEQIPKDKKEPISPAYRNKLKIYPNELEYQPEFQGFSDMLTSFEIFKGKITGDEILDEQLTTAVFKGAVKFYKWPPDDEDVENYVTPSGNLVQNGVFADYPHNHPVQYILRVYCVRAIHLRPKDLNGTSDSYLQLKFGRKLVCDRKNYVPRDVNPIFGRCFEFQGSFPETTCVLIQVFDYDMTTKDDLIGETRIDLENRFYTKHRAKCGIADTFFDCGYCRWRDQNSPCEILTSTCQKWNLPAPEYTATSVCVGSKEFAPKNFTITNDPDIDRENLALEALKRWQELPAVGFKFVPEHVETRSLYTPDKPGIEQGKIQLWIDIFPRVDYPVPEKVNITPRKPIAYELRVIIWNTEDVILSEDDFFTGEKKSDIYVKGWLEQPQKSQYTDVHYRSLTGEGNFNWRFIFKFEYLANEDKLVIRKTESVFSKEKSEIKTPCILHLTVWDNDSFSADDFLGSLNLELSRMPRGAKSSNTCNLSILERNTKGINLFKLRSTKGWWPFTAKDKKTQTAILGGKLEAELEILTKEEAELKPVGIGRQGPGSLPPPKRPDTSYNWFRNPLKSFKHVICKTWRWKILKGCCFVFLILFALVAIYALPGTFVQKVMKTLR from the exons ATGAGTAAAAAAACGAAGACTTATCTCGTGGCAATCACCATAATCGAAGGCAGGCATTACATATGGGATAACATGAATTCTGCTGTTATAGTGAGAGTTGGGAATCAGAAGAAGTCCACTGCTGTACAAAAATCTTCGGATTGTCCATTCTATAACGAG TATTTCGTCTTCGAGCTAGAATCAACCTACGAGAAGTTTTTGGAGCAAAACATTGTCATCACG GTAATTCAACCCAGAAGCTTCGctagaaaacgaaaaatactGGGCAGTGTCAAATTAGATGTGACGACAGTTGTAAACGAGAAAA ACTCGCAGTTTTACCATCGATGGGCAATTTTGACCTCCCCTAAAGCAGGCATTGTCAGCGGCCCTACAGGATACCTCAAAGTTGATATCGACATTTTAGCCCGTGGccaaatatcgaaatttccattaaatgtAGTCAACGACGAAATTGAAGG GAACCTCTTGACCCCCATGACCTTCCTTGGTGAACGCCAAAGGGCTAAattcattttcgatatttatCACTGCCGACACTTGCAATTAAAATCGATGCATTTTGCCGATTTTCTGACCACCATGCATGATGGCAATTCAACTGAAGCTAAATGTTCCACTAAGATTATTGTCAGTTTTGCTGGATCGGTG GTAAGCACCACTGTTAGAAAGGGTACCACTGATCCTGTCTTCCAGGAAAGGCTGACAATTACAGACTTTTTCCCCCCATTGTGccagagtatcaaatttgaactGTGCTATGATGGGGTCAAGGCTGTTCatcatataaatttgaaacgcATTTCAAATGATGATGTCGAAG GATTTTTGCCTACTTTTGGCCCAACTTACGTCCATTTTTACTCAAAGCAAGATCTTGAGGGCTACATGGGGAGTCTATTAATGTGTTTGAACACTGAACTTTTGCAAGAGGCAATATCAACTAGTGCAGCTAATAAAGTCGGAGTTCAACGTGGCATTCCCTACTTAAGAGAA GATGCTTTGTTCAGCTTTGAAGAAACTTTGTTGTTCGCGACCATATTCGAGGCCAACTGCATTTCCAGAAAATACCATGGTAGGCACATTTCCTTCAGAATCACTTTCGGGGATGTTACCACTCAAATGCCGATTGGGGACACTTTCGAGTTTGAGCACCCTGCAAATGCAACTTTAG GGGCGAAGCCTTTGAAAAGTGGGAAGGACTTCTACTACATGGATTATGGGGATGAGAAGCCCTGCATGCGCATCAAGTCTACTCGACCTGATTTTAGGAAGAGAATGTATAACTCGAATATGATTGAGAAAATATCTAGGGAACTG AGAGAAAGGCTGGACATAATCCAAGGAATGTTCGCAAAATACTCCCCTAACTCATCTCAATTAATTGAGGAGAGTCTCAAAGAAACTGCAGACGTTTTATTTGCCAGTGGAAAGAAGTATGTGGAGATAATTGCGACTAATTACAGCAACTTCGACTATGGAACAGTCCTGGACAAGGAGAGAGTGAAGCTGTGCTTAAAGACCATG AATGGAGTTCTTGATAAATTGCAAGTATTGCAAACACTGCAAGCAAACGCATCCAAGAAGTTGATTTATCGGCATTTAGATGACATTCAGCAGAAGATAGAAGCTTTGGTTGAAGAT GTTCAGTCCTGTTGGCCAGATGTCTTCGTGTTCATGACttgcttaaacaaaaaaataggaaCTTTCAGGATTCCAGCGAGAGATATCGTCTTCTCCCACATTGACGAAGAAATGGGGCAGTACTGCGGGAAGATCCGGCCAATGCTGTATATG ATCGAGAACAAGAACACGGTGATGTGTAAAATAGAAATACTCCTGTGGTTGGGCCTAAATAAGCAGCATCAGGAGTGCCTCAACATCCTTCCCAAGGGCTTCAAATACGAAGGGAAAGCGCTGACTGCTGAagaaaaatac CTCTTCGAAGCCAAAGCCTACATATTCCAAGGAGCTGTTCGTCCAGGCTTCGATAAAAGCGGTCTGGTAGACCCATTTGTTCAGGTAGCATTGCTCAAGGAAATGAAACAGACTCAG CTCAAAAAGAACGTCGTGGTGCCCTTGTGGGATCAAACTTTGACCTTCTCCAACATCTACGTGCAGGGCTCAAGAAGCTGTATCAAAGAGAACCCCCCCTCGTTTTTCGTGCAAATGTTCGATCAAGATAAG ATGTCAGCGGAAATAGTCGGCAGAACCATCATTAAACCCAGAGTCTCGCTTTTGAGCGATAATTACGACAAGACATCATCAGCTACCAAGTTGAGACTTCACACGATTCTCAACCAGAATGAAGTCGTTGGAAAACTCCTTTCGGCTTATGAGCTAATAGAA ATCTCAGAGCCGAACAAAGCAATACCAGATAATCACATCGTAGCAGTACCTAGCCACCTGAAACCTCATATCAAATCCTACAGAGTAGAGGTACTTTTCTGGGGTAtgcgaaacttgaaaaaagtgAACCTCATCAGGATTAACAGGCCTAAAATCACGTTTTACTGCGGCGACAAATTCATAGAATCCAAAGTCATAGAGAATGCTAGGAAGTTTCCCAATTTTACTCATCATCTTGGCGTTACTGATGTG AAGTTGACTTCGCAAGATGAGTACACCGAGACCTTCCAATTCAAGTTGTTTGATAGCAGGAACTTTGGAGTTTCCGTGTTCGCAGGAATCAGTACTTGCGATACCACGAACTTTTTATTCACCCCCATGACGGTTAATGAGAGATTGAAGGTGCTCAGTGGATTGCATCATAGTGATAGGGCCAGCGGTCCCATATTGCACAGCGAAACAA GTTCcgaaatctttaagaaaaCTTGGTCACGTACCGTAGTTGACCACATTGATGATACCAAAAACGATGACTCTGCCCTGAAGAAATGCTGGAATTTCTTCACCAAAAGTCCAAAATTTTCATGCGACATTAACAAATCCCAGGAGGCATTTAAGAAGGCCCAAAGCGACTGTTCTCTGTCTGTAACTGAAGAACTTCAAGAGGAATATAACGACTTCGATTGGTGGACAAAGTTTTATGCCTCTGTAGAG CAGATACCCAAGGATAAGAAGGAACCCATTTCACCTGCATATCGAAATAAGTTAAAG ATCTATCCCAATGAGCTAGAATATCAACCAGAGTTCCAGGGTTTTTCGGATATGTTAACTagtttcgagatatttaaaggGAAGATAACTGGGGATGAGATTCTCGACGAGCAGCTTACAACTGCAGTATTTAAAGG GGctgtaaaattttacaagtgGCCACCCGATGATGAGGAcgttgaaaattatgtaacACCCTCTGGCAACTTAGTGCAGAACGGGGTGTTCGCTGATTATCCACACAACCATCCTGTTCAGTATATTTTAAG AGTTTATTGTGTTCGTGCAATCCACCTAAGACCTAAGGATTTAAATGGCACATCAGACTCTTATTTGCAACTAAAATTCGGACGGAAATTGGTCTGCGATAGAAAAAACTACGTACCAAGAGATGTAAATCCCATATTTGGAAG ATGCTTTGAGTTCCAGGGGAGCTTCCCAGAAACCACTTGTGTCCTCATCCAAGTCTTCGACTATGATATGACCACGAAGGATGACCTAATTGGTGAAACAAGAATCGATCTGGAAAATCGTTTCTATACAAAACATCGAGCCAAATGTGGAATCGCAGATACATTTTTCGA CTGCGGATATTGTCGTTGGAGGGACCAGAACTCGCCATGTGAAATTCTGACTTCAACCTGCCAGAAATGGAACCTTCCGGCACCAGAGTATACGGCCACCTCTGTTTGTGTCGGTAGTAAAGAATTTGCTCCTAAGAATTTTACCA TCACTAACGACCCTGACATCGATCGCGAGAACCTCGCTCTAGAAGCACTTAAGAGATGGCAGGAACTACCAGCTGTTGGATTCAAATTTGTGCCTGAACACGTGGAAACTCGTTCCCTTTACACCCCAGATAAGCCTGGAATTGAACAA ggaaaaatccAGCTCTGGATAGACATTTTCCCTAGAGTTGATTATCCAGTACCCGAAAAAGTGAATATAACTCCAAGGAAACCTATCGCTTATGAACTTCGTGTGATAATTTGGAATACCGAAGATGTAATTCTCTCAGAGGATGATTTCTTCACTGGCGAGAAGAAGTCTGACATTTATGTTAAAGG ATGGTTGGAGCAGCCTCAAAAGAGCCAGTACACGGACGTGCATTACAGGTCATTAACTGGAGAGGGTAACTTTAACTGGAGGTTTATATTCAAGTTTGAGTATCtggcaaatgaagacaagTTAGTTATAAGAAAGACGGAGTCAGTTTTCTCGAAGGAAAAAAGCGAGATTAAAACTCCATGCATCTTGCACTTGACGGTTTGGGACAATGACTCTTTCTCTGCAGATGATTTTTTGG GTTCTTTAAATCTGGAACTTTCCCGAATGCCCCGAGGAGCGAAATCCTCAAATACGTGCAATTTGTCGATTTTGGAGCGCAACACTAagggaattaatttattcaagCTTAGAAGTACCAAAGGGTGGTGGCCTTTTACGGCTAAAGATAAGAAGACGCAAACTGCCATCTTGGGG GGTAAACTTGAGGCCGAGCTTGAAATCCTCACCAAAGAAGAGGCTGAGCTAAAGCCTGTAGGAATAGGCAGACAAGGTCCTGGATCGCTACCCCCTCCGAA GAGACCGGACACGTCTTACAATTGGTTCAGAAACCCCCTCAAGTCCTTCAAACACGTCATATGTAAAACTTGGAGGTGGAAAATCCTCAAGGGGTGTTGCTTCGTTTTCCTAATACTCTTTGCTTTGGTGGCTATTTATGCTTTGCCCGGGACTTTTGTCCAGAAGGTGATGAAAACCCTTCGATAA
- the LOC136346186 gene encoding LIM/homeobox protein Lhx2-like: MIFNPIADSMLKDRESIDHGPTSPCSSMGGSSLGEASSCAGCGGRIQDRYYLLAVDRQWHACCLKCSECKLPLDSELTCFARDGNIYCKEDYYRMFAVTRCGKCQTGISANELVMRARDLVYHLNCFSCNLCQIPLSKGDHFGLRDGVIYCRPHYEIMDSFDPHDTPIYSGGESPGYYPPNTPPQSHKGRPRKRKPAVDDSSCGDIPVGMRMAAATLEMLHQGDLSSSMESLSYDSSVTSPASSNGHHSQRTKRMRTSFKHHQLRTMKTYFAINQNPDAKDLKQLAQKTGLSKRVLQVWFQNARAKWRRNLMRQEGSQGNNNNNIQSSGPNGSPGGSTIIDSSISHQSLDDLHHHLHNQNSQNLTFSDIY, encoded by the exons ATTTTCAATCCGATCGCCGATAGTATGCTGAAAGATCGGGAGTCCATCGACCATGGACCCACCTCCCCGTGCTCCAGCATGGGGGGATCTTCTTTGGGGGAGGCTTCTTCGTGTGCAGGCTGCGGGGGCAGGATACAAGACCGCTACTACCTATTAGCAGTGGATAGGCAGTGGCACGCCTGTTGTCTTAAGTGTAGTGAATGTAAACTACCCTTGGACTCTGAGTTGACTTGTTTCGCGAGGGATGggaatatttattgtaaagAAGATTATTACAG GATGTTTGCGGTAACAAGGTGCGGCAAATGTCAAACAGGCATATCTGCCAACGAGCTAGTAATGAGGGCCAGAGATTTGGTTTATCACCTAAACTGTTTTTCCTGTAACCTCTGTCAAATACCTCTCTCCAAGGGCGACCATTTCGGTTTGAGGGACGGAGTGATATACTGCAG GCCCCATTACGAAATCATGGACTCCTTCGACCCTCACGACACACCCATTTACTCAGGGGGTGAATCTCCAGGATATTACCCCCCCAACACTCCACCTCAAAGTCACAAAGGGAGGCCCAGGAAGAGGAAACCTGCCGTTGATGACTCGTCCTGTGGTGATATTCCTGTGGGTATGAGGATGGCAGCTGCTACTTTAG aaatgcTCCATCAAGGTGATTTATCTTCCTCAATGGAGTCGCTTTCGTATGACTCGTCAGTGACCTCTCCGGCCTCAAGTAACGGACACCACTCGCAGAGAACCAAGag AATGAGAACCTCGTTCAAGCATCACCAGCTGCGCACCATGAAAACCTACTTCGCCATCAACCAAAATCCAGACGCCAAAGATCTGAAGCAACTGGCTCAGAAAACTGGCCTCTCCAAGAGGGTTCTTCAG GTCTGGTTCCAAAATGCCAGGGCTAAATGGCGCAGGAATCTAATGAGGCAGGAAGGTTCGCAGGgcaacaataacaacaacatTCAGTCGAGCGGTCCCAATGGATCTCCTGGTGGATCTACCATCATTGACAGCTCCATTTCGCATCAAAGCTTGGATGATTTGCACCATCATTTGCATAATCAGAATTCGCAAAATCTTACCTTTAGCGATATCTATTAA